A single genomic interval of Helianthus annuus cultivar XRQ/B chromosome 13, HanXRQr2.0-SUNRISE, whole genome shotgun sequence harbors:
- the LOC110901535 gene encoding kinesin-like protein KIN-5C translates to MGDIHSGPNSELPLEAGAIPRSVKQIFDTLEGQKAEYSVKVTFLELYNEEITNLLAPEEISKTGIEDKQKKLLPLMEDGKGGVLVRGLEEEIATSVWKLNHYLNLSDFVTKKYELYETQYSLPQTTPATTTDVSVKEEYREETHPPKDVTIKQEEI, encoded by the exons ATGGGAGATATACAT AGTGGGCCAAACAGTGAGCTGCCATTAGAAGCGGGTGCAATCCCGAGATCGGTGAAACAAATCTTCGACACATTGGAGGGCCAAAAGGCAGAGTATAGTGTTAAAGTAACATTTTTAGAACTGTATAATGAAGAAATCACTAATCTACTTGCTCCTGAAGAAATATCGAAAACTGGTATTGAGGACAAACAGAAAAAACTCTTGCCTTTAATGGAAGACGGTAAAGGTGGAGTTCTTGTTAGAGGTTTAGAAGAGGAGATCGCGACGAGC GTATGGAAATTGAATCATTACTTAAATTTGAGTGATTTTGTTACGAAAAAATATGAACTTTATGAAACACAATATTCCC TTCCCCAaactactccagctactactactgatgtatcagttaAAGAGGAGTACAGAGAAGAGACTCATCCTCCAAAGGATGTAACAATCAAACAAGAAGAGATATAG